Proteins encoded in a region of the Elaeis guineensis isolate ETL-2024a chromosome 7, EG11, whole genome shotgun sequence genome:
- the LOC105048552 gene encoding probable WRKY transcription factor 31 isoform X1 produces MDKGGAGALRLGTSESVGFLASRSFLSPNHGGGLKSRHSMDSGDHFPTAIEFPVTLNYRRGDTVEDPPGKRRVDEMDFFSNEKKRSREEPDLDLKVPSLSIKKEDLNIDMRYPYTGLNLLTANTASDQSTVDDGLSPPQDDKEGKSELASMQAELSRMNEENQRLRGMLNQVTTNYNALQMQLVVLMQQRKQKDGSSQEHEAMDEKTDGKIVPRQFMDLGLAANTDEPSQSSIEGGGRERSSSPTNNVEAGSMEYRLKKNNANKEIVPLDHERSNRDDSPDPSSEGWNPNKASKLASPKSEEQTQEATMRKARVSVRARSEAPMITDGCQWRKYGQKMAKGNPCPRAYYRCTMATGCPVRKQVQRCAEDRSILITTYEGNHNHPLPPAAMAMASTTSAAASMLLSGSMSSADGLINSNFLARTVLPCSSSLATISASAPFPTVTLDLTHNPNPLQFQRLPAQFQLPLPNGTPAFGGPPQPPALPQIFGQALNSQSTFSGLQMSPNMDGAQFPHPKPPSATSLADTVSAATAAITADPTFKAALAAAITSIIGGGHQPNSNNSSSVNNTTSNGNTKPANSNFLAT; encoded by the exons ATGGACAAAGGTGGTGCAGGAGCGCTGCGTTTGGGCACCTCGGAATCGGTCGGGTTCCTGGCAAGCAGGTCGTTCCTTAGTCCCAACCACGGCGGTGGGCTCAAGAGCAGGCACTCCATGGACTCCGGCGACCACTTCCCGACAGCCATCGAATTCCCGGTCACCCTCAACTACCGCCGCGGGGATACCGTAGAGGATCCGCCTGGCAAGAGGCGGGTGGATGAGATGGATTTCTTCTCTAATGAGAAGAAAAGGAGCCGGGAGGAGCCCGATCTCGACCTCAAGGTGCCGAGTCTGAGCATCAAGAAGGAAGATCTCAACATCGAT ATGCGATATCCGTACACTGGTTTGAACCTTCTTACGGCTAATACGGCCAGCGATCAGTCGACGGTCGATGATGGGCTGTCTCCTCCTCAGGATGATAAAGAAGGCAAGAGCGAG TTGGCGTCGATGCAAGCCGAGCTGTCTCGAATGAATGAAGAGAATCAGCGGCTGAGGGGGATGCTGAACCAGGTGACCACCAACTACAACGCCCTCCAGATGCAGCTCGTTGTATTAATGCAACAGCGCAAGCAAAAGGATGGAAGCTCACAAGAGCATGAG GCTATGGATGAGAAGACTGATGGGAAGATCGTGCCGAGGCAGTTCATGGACCTTGGTCTGGCCGCAAACACCGATGAGCCTTCTCAGTCCTCAATCGAAGGTGGAGGACGGGAGCGGTCCTCTTCGCCCACGAACAATGTTGAAGCAGGATCCATGGAGTACCGCCTAAAGAAGAATAATGCTAACAAAGAGATTGTTCCGTTGGATCATGAAAGATCTAACAGGGACGACAGCCCTGACCCCTCGTCTGAAGGTTGGAACCCTAACAAAGCATCCAAATTAGCCTCCCCCAAGAGTGAAGAACAGACCCAAGAGGCCACCATGAGGAAAGCCCGGGTATCCGTCCGAGCACGATCCGAAGCACCTATG ATCACTGATGGATGTCAATGGAGAAAGTATGGACAGAAGATGGCCAAAGGAAACCCATGCCCCAGGGCTTACTACCGGTGCACCATGGCGACCGGCTGCCCAGTTCGCAAGCAG GTCCAAAGGTGTGCGGAGGATCGCTCCATCTTGATTACTACATATGAGGGGAATCACAACCATCCACTCCCACCAGCTGCCATGGCGATGGCATCGACCACTTCAGCCGCAGCTTCGATGCTCCTCTCTGGATCCATGTCGAGCGCCGATGGATTGATAAACTCTAACTTTCTAGCAAGAACGGTACTTCCTTGCTCATCAAGCTTGGCTACGATATCAGCATCTGCTCCATTCCCGACTGTCACGTTGGATCTGACCCACAATCCAAATCCTCTCCAATTCCAAAGGCTACCAGCTCAGTTCCAACTCCCCTTGCCAAACGGTACTCCAGCCTTCGGTGGACCACCTCAGCCCCCCGCTCTGCCGCAGATCTTCGGGCAGGCACTGAACAGCCAGTCAACATTTTCCGGCCTTCAGATGTCGCCCAACATGGACGGAGCCCAATTCCCTCACCCTAAGCCGCCGTCAGCCACATCACTGGCCGACACGGTGAGCGCGGCGACCGCCGCGATAACGGCAGACCCCACATTCAAGGCAGCCCTTGCCGCTGCCATCACATCCATCATCGGAGGTGGTCATCAGCCAAACAGCAACAACAGTAGTAGTGTCAATAATACCACTAGCAACGGCAACACCAAGCCGGCCAATtcgaattttctggccacctaa
- the LOC140859365 gene encoding uncharacterized protein yields the protein MANPITMQDLEGLLDRLITVATRSGGSSRDSGSLNALQVAVKLDGPTTYLQWKRSTRLLVQGRGLEGYLTGTKKKPANNEQDMAQWRMENSVVLAFLLNTLTPNVARSVQLLKTAQEVWETVAQMFSQKQNSAQAFEIRSQLRQLRQGDLSITEYATELKRLWSEADHYRNFAPQCSIDVDGFQKYLEEERVQDFLYGLNPEYESVRVQLLARDILPSLGQVFSTVLSEETWRRVTSDSNSSIRSALTVQPQQVGEKVCFHCKKPGHTKAFCWDLHDRPNQPGRGSRGRGGRLSGGRTGGQNHVRGPAQANLSEETEGAIHSLSTKEYQTFRRMMEKYESSSNTTPSTLEQSSHQDEYLDSSLFAHSGHDKVRIADGSFTPVSGKGSIDCTPNLRLSSEQRMGKILGGGRMHNGLYYLSTDEKSMSSSLMGYALSAEGTQFGVKIKILRSDNGTEYINQEFRAYLQTHGILHQTTCVDTPAQNGVAERKNRHLLEVARSLLFTMQVPKFLWGEAVLTAAYLINRMPLRTLGFKSPIQCLKGSTDYVVTPRVFGCVCFARDYRPSVGKLDPRALKCVFVGYPATQKEYKCYYPPERRMLVTMDVTFRETEAYYGSRLSDNKTPELFLPGDFLYTPNSGAQGEYHTSSPESPNGNNISTTSSISNLNISIAKRKGTRSIVPPARYRYDITNYVSYKNVSPSYQSFIAALDSVCIPSTWQKAMAEPKWKEAMLEEMTALSKNQTWDLVTLPAGKHPVGCK from the exons ATGGCCAATCCAATtactatgcaagatcttgaaggtCTGCTGGATCGGCTTATTACAGTTGCCACTCGATCAGGGGGTTCGTCAAGAGATAGTGGATCGCTGAATGCTCTTCAAGTGGCTGTAAAACTTGATGGCCCAACGACATATTTACAATGGAAGAGGAGCACTCGTCTACTTGTACAAGGGCGAGGCTTGGAAGGATATCTCACCGGCACAAAGAAGAAACCTGctaataatgagcaggatatggctcaatggagaatggagaactctgttGTTCTAGCATTTCTACTAAATACCTTGACACCAAATGTGGCAAGAAGTGTGCAACTACTGAAGACTGCACAGGAAGTCTGGGAGACGGTGGCCCAAATGTTCTCACAGAAGCAGAATTCTGCTCAAGCATTTGAGATCCGTTCTCAATTGCGTCAGCTTCGTCAGGGAGATTTATCTATCACTGAATATGCCACCGAGTTAAAACGTCTTTGGTCTGAAGCTGATCATTATAGAAATTTTGCTCCACAATGTTCCATCGATGTTGATGGATTTCAGAAATATTTAGAAGAAGAACGGGTCCAGGACTTTCTATATGGTCTGAATCCGGAATATGAATCTGTCAGAGTTCAGCTCCTCGCCAGAGATATTTTACCTAGTTTAGGTCAAGTTTTCTCTACTGTTTTAAGCGAGGAGACATGGCGACgagtgacttctgactccaatagTTCTATAAGATCAGCCCTTACCGTACAGCCACAGCAAGTAGGTGAGAAGGtatgttttcattgtaaaaagccTGGGCACACTAAGGCATTTTGCTGGGATCTCCATGACCGCCCAAATCAGCCTGGACGTGGTAGTCGGGGCCGTGGTGGTCGTCTTAGTGGTGGAAGAACTGGAGGACAGAATCATGTTCGTGGACCTGCCCAAGCCAATCTCTCTGAAGAGACCGAGGGTGCTATACACAGCTTATCTACAAAGGAGTATCAGACCTTCCGACGAATGATGGAAAAGTATGAATCATCTTCTAACACCACACCTTCTACTCTGGAGCAGTCTAGCCACCAGGACGAATATCTTGATTCCTCTCTTTTTGCACACTCAG GACATGACAAAGTCAGAATAGCTGATGGATCTTTTACCCCTGTTTCAGGAAAAGGATCCATTGACTGTACTCCTAACttaagattatcatca GAGCAGAGAATGGGGAAGATACTTGGGGGTGGTAGAATGCACAATGGACTCTATTATCTATCAACTGACGAGAAAAGTATGAGCTCTTCTTTGATGGGGTATGCATTGTCTGCTGAAG GTACTCAGTTTGgtgttaaaattaaaattctacgtTCTGATAATGGCACCGAATACATTAATCAGGAGTTCCGTGCGTATCTTCAAACTCACGGAATTCTTCATCAAACCACTTGTGTTGATACTCCTGCTCAAAATGGAGTTGCCGAAAGAAAAAATCGGCACTTATTGGAAGTAGCCCGATCCTTACTTTTTACCATGCAAGTTCCTAAATTTTTGTGGGGTGAGGCTGTCTTGACCGcggcttacttgatcaatcgtatgCCTCTAAGAACACTCGGGTTTAAGTCCCCCATACAATGTTTGAAAGGGTCTACTGATTATGTAGTCACTCCTAGGGTCTTTGGATGTGTTTGTTTTGCTCGTGATTATAGACCTTCAGTAGGAAAACTAGATCCACGAGCATTAAAGTGTGTCTTTGTTGGTTACCCTGCTACTCAAAAGGAATACAAGTGCTATTATCCCCCTGAGCGGCGAATGCTTGTTACTATGGATGTTACTTTTCGAGAAACTGAAGCTTATTATGGAAGTCGTCTATCTGATAATAAGACACCAGAATTATTTCTTCCGGGTGACTTTCTATACACACCAAATTCTGGTGCCCAGGgggagtatcata CTTCTTCTCCAGAGTCTCCTAATGGTAACAATATTTCTACTACTTCTTCCATTTCTAATCTTAATATTTCTATTGCAAAACGGAAGGGTACTCGCTCAATTGTTCCTCCTGCTCGTTACCGTTATGATATCACTAATTATGTTTCATATAAGAATGTGTCTCCATCTTATCAAAGCTTTATAGCTGCATTAGACTCTGTCTGTATTCCTAGTACCTGGCAAAAGGCTATGGCAGAACCTAAGTGGAAGGAAGCAATGTTAGAAGAGATGactgctttatccaaaaatcagacgtgGGATCTGGTCACTCTGCCAGCTGGGAAGCATCCTGTAGGGTGTAAATAG
- the LOC105048552 gene encoding probable WRKY transcription factor 31 isoform X2, whose protein sequence is MDKGGAGALRLGTSESVGFLASRSFLSPNHGGGLKSRHSMDSGDHFPTAIEFPVTLNYRRGDTVEDPPGKRRVDEMDFFSNEKKRSREEPDLDLKVPSLSIKKEDLNIDLASMQAELSRMNEENQRLRGMLNQVTTNYNALQMQLVVLMQQRKQKDGSSQEHEAMDEKTDGKIVPRQFMDLGLAANTDEPSQSSIEGGGRERSSSPTNNVEAGSMEYRLKKNNANKEIVPLDHERSNRDDSPDPSSEGWNPNKASKLASPKSEEQTQEATMRKARVSVRARSEAPMITDGCQWRKYGQKMAKGNPCPRAYYRCTMATGCPVRKQVQRCAEDRSILITTYEGNHNHPLPPAAMAMASTTSAAASMLLSGSMSSADGLINSNFLARTVLPCSSSLATISASAPFPTVTLDLTHNPNPLQFQRLPAQFQLPLPNGTPAFGGPPQPPALPQIFGQALNSQSTFSGLQMSPNMDGAQFPHPKPPSATSLADTVSAATAAITADPTFKAALAAAITSIIGGGHQPNSNNSSSVNNTTSNGNTKPANSNFLAT, encoded by the exons ATGGACAAAGGTGGTGCAGGAGCGCTGCGTTTGGGCACCTCGGAATCGGTCGGGTTCCTGGCAAGCAGGTCGTTCCTTAGTCCCAACCACGGCGGTGGGCTCAAGAGCAGGCACTCCATGGACTCCGGCGACCACTTCCCGACAGCCATCGAATTCCCGGTCACCCTCAACTACCGCCGCGGGGATACCGTAGAGGATCCGCCTGGCAAGAGGCGGGTGGATGAGATGGATTTCTTCTCTAATGAGAAGAAAAGGAGCCGGGAGGAGCCCGATCTCGACCTCAAGGTGCCGAGTCTGAGCATCAAGAAGGAAGATCTCAACATCGAT TTGGCGTCGATGCAAGCCGAGCTGTCTCGAATGAATGAAGAGAATCAGCGGCTGAGGGGGATGCTGAACCAGGTGACCACCAACTACAACGCCCTCCAGATGCAGCTCGTTGTATTAATGCAACAGCGCAAGCAAAAGGATGGAAGCTCACAAGAGCATGAG GCTATGGATGAGAAGACTGATGGGAAGATCGTGCCGAGGCAGTTCATGGACCTTGGTCTGGCCGCAAACACCGATGAGCCTTCTCAGTCCTCAATCGAAGGTGGAGGACGGGAGCGGTCCTCTTCGCCCACGAACAATGTTGAAGCAGGATCCATGGAGTACCGCCTAAAGAAGAATAATGCTAACAAAGAGATTGTTCCGTTGGATCATGAAAGATCTAACAGGGACGACAGCCCTGACCCCTCGTCTGAAGGTTGGAACCCTAACAAAGCATCCAAATTAGCCTCCCCCAAGAGTGAAGAACAGACCCAAGAGGCCACCATGAGGAAAGCCCGGGTATCCGTCCGAGCACGATCCGAAGCACCTATG ATCACTGATGGATGTCAATGGAGAAAGTATGGACAGAAGATGGCCAAAGGAAACCCATGCCCCAGGGCTTACTACCGGTGCACCATGGCGACCGGCTGCCCAGTTCGCAAGCAG GTCCAAAGGTGTGCGGAGGATCGCTCCATCTTGATTACTACATATGAGGGGAATCACAACCATCCACTCCCACCAGCTGCCATGGCGATGGCATCGACCACTTCAGCCGCAGCTTCGATGCTCCTCTCTGGATCCATGTCGAGCGCCGATGGATTGATAAACTCTAACTTTCTAGCAAGAACGGTACTTCCTTGCTCATCAAGCTTGGCTACGATATCAGCATCTGCTCCATTCCCGACTGTCACGTTGGATCTGACCCACAATCCAAATCCTCTCCAATTCCAAAGGCTACCAGCTCAGTTCCAACTCCCCTTGCCAAACGGTACTCCAGCCTTCGGTGGACCACCTCAGCCCCCCGCTCTGCCGCAGATCTTCGGGCAGGCACTGAACAGCCAGTCAACATTTTCCGGCCTTCAGATGTCGCCCAACATGGACGGAGCCCAATTCCCTCACCCTAAGCCGCCGTCAGCCACATCACTGGCCGACACGGTGAGCGCGGCGACCGCCGCGATAACGGCAGACCCCACATTCAAGGCAGCCCTTGCCGCTGCCATCACATCCATCATCGGAGGTGGTCATCAGCCAAACAGCAACAACAGTAGTAGTGTCAATAATACCACTAGCAACGGCAACACCAAGCCGGCCAATtcgaattttctggccacctaa